A region from the Linepithema humile isolate Giens D197 chromosome 1, Lhum_UNIL_v1.0, whole genome shotgun sequence genome encodes:
- the LOC105669586 gene encoding CD151 antigen isoform X2 codes for MSEYEAEIEFCGQFMKYGLLLMNLIIFIGGAGITALAALALDDKIPAIGELVGNDLLTGAVYVLLVGGIVVAFIAFFGCIGASREVKCMILTYFIVMLLLFVTMIIGGVLGYVFREKLLNVDREMKSSIRLYDSRKSIRDAWDITQSTHHCCGVDSWRDWGKYGLNVPESCCREILPGQRFNCNSGSDTVNPSNAYVEGCINGTNYNLHVHSKFIGGASLGLGCMMFFAIIMSCVLFKTIQ; via the exons ATGTCAGAATACGAAGCGGAGATAGAGTTTTGCGGTCAATTCATGAAATATGGCTTATTGCTCATGAACTTGATTATCTTC ATTGGAGGGGCTGGCATAACGGCCTTAGCCGCATTGGCCCTAGATGACAAAATACCAGCGATAGGTGAACTCGTAGGGAACGATCTACTAACCGGTGCGGTTTACGTCTTGCTAGTTGGCGGGATCGTCGTGGCGTTTATAGCCTTCTTCGGATGTATCGGTGCATCGCGTGAAGTCAAGTGTATGATTCTGACA TACTTCATAGTCATGCTTCTGCTGTTCGTCACCATGATCATCGGCGGCGTTCTCGGATACGTTTTCCGCGAAAAGTTGCTGAACGTCGACAGAGAGATGAAGAGTTCGATCCGACTTTACGACAGTCGCAAGTCCATTCGGGACGCCTGGGACATCACGCAATCAACG CACCACTGTTGCGGCGTTGACAGCTGGAGGGATTGGGGAAAGTATGGTCTTAACGTGCCCGAGAGCTGTTGCCGAGAAATTCTACCTGGCCAg CGATTTAACTGCAACAGCGGCTCGGACACGGTGAATCCTTCGAACGCTTACGTGGAGGGTTGCATCAACGGAACTAATTACAACCTGCACGTGCACTCAAAGTTTATAGGCGGCGCTAGTCTTGGACTCGGATGCATGATG TTCTTTGCTATAATTATGTCTTGCGTGCTCTTCAAAACGATCCAATGA
- the Tdrd3 gene encoding tudor domain-containing protein 3 isoform X2, translated as MENLEALGWYLSDHGYSAATDSGNIVDTQRIIKRLLDLDLREIGSGNGDIHQGNIVLQIQKIRNISTPKGNEESKAVPRMLKLSMTDGKNNFQALEVDHISALNLNTPPGTKILVKSGGLPTSHGIFLIIPSHIIHVLGGRVNNLVEKWELNKKLALHTRVRSAEEGGPPPWIPFGKKIIKVSEQDKNFKALVEKEKTGKENSEFETQRKDAIAEAAKQGCKKVFGGGNKQLLDHSVQKIVDRGFTVEQAEYALRVNRNNVDKALKSLQKTDYKHNAKESRESREPRGKRFDKKTEESKPSSGKISLFDFLEDKLPVQAESVETTISAQNNFAQYNESNQDRLESKGIDTQSGRGGRSQKGGRGSYQPPPRYSQMQEEHKNNKRTNNSNSTMYSQYNGASHAQQNKPPRFQRNQEFQHQYQHDGGREAQKFSQPNDYRNMRASNVNASGSGNENYNKNQTELQGKNFGSKRTHDVDAEAKNRHPYDVSHDRHNRMQQNGTSKVYSSNTTEQNFKNQFRYQPNTNPGNRMSMNPNMQRSENYYSNQNTNTSANTWVWRVGDKCMAKYWEDNRYYNAEVTGVSERTCVVQFKGFENYEEVLQADCIPITDDYQIQDHAPDIRRQDQRTNNRHPRYDQGHNHINGMEFRRGGSGTAGGNKGYNKKRSQQRSAQPIYQPPAQRGHNSMPINSQNTQHNSFF; from the exons ATGGAGAACTTGGAAGCGTTGGGATG gtACCTGTCCGATCATGGTTATAGTGCAGCGACTGATTCAGGAAACATAGTTGATACGCAAAGGATAATAAAACGATTGTTAGAT CTTGATTTAAGAGAAATTGGTAGTGGGAATGGCGATATCCATCAGGGAAATATCGTGttgcaaatacaaaaaatacgtaatatcTCTACACCTAAGGGAAATGAGGAATCAAAAGCAGTACCAcgaatgttaaaattatcaatgactgatggaaaaaataattttcaagctTTAGAAGTTGATCATATATCAGCTTTAAA CTTAAACACACCACCTGGTACAAAGATATTAGTAAAGTCAGGAGGTTTACCTACATCACATggaatctttttaataataccgTCACATATAATTCATGTGCTTGGAGGAAGAGTTAATAATCTAGTGGAAAAATGGGAATTAAATAag aaATTGGCTTTACACACCCGGGTAAGATCTGCTGAAGAAGGCGGACCACCACCATGGATTCCATTTGgcaaaaagattataaaagtTTCAGAGCaagataaaaactttaaagCTCTGgtagaaaaggaaaaaactGGCAAAGAGAATAGCGAATTTGAGACTCAACGTAAAGATGCAATAGCGGAAGCTGCCAAACAAGGctgtaaaaaagtatttggTGGCGGAAATAAGCAG cTATTAGATCATAGCGTTCAGAAAATTGTAGATCGAGGATTTACCGTAGAGCAAGCTGAGTATGCTTTGAGGGTCAATAGAAATAATGTGGATAAAGCTTTAAAAAGCTTGCAGAAAACTGACTATAAACATAA CGCTAAGGAATCTCGAGAATCGCGAGAGCCACGTGGCAAGCGATTCGACAAGAAGACCGAGGAGAGTAAACCTAGCAGTGGAAAAATATCCTTATTCGACTTTCTTGAAGATAAGCTGCCTGTGCAGGCTGAAAGTGTTGAAACAACCATTTcagcacaaaataattttgcgcaGTACAACGAAAGTAATCAAGATCGTCTTGAATCTAAGGGTATCGATACACAAAGTGGAAGAGGCGGACG AAGTCAAAAAGGAGGTCGCGGATCCTATCAACCTCCCCCCAGATACTCCCAGATGCAGGAGGAGcataaaaacaataaacgtACGAATAATAGCAATTCCACCATGTATTCGCAATACAACGGAGCTAGTCATGCACAGCAAAATAAGCCACCGAGATTCCAGCGCAATCAAGAGTTTCAGCATCAATATCAACACGATGGAGGTAGAGAAGCGCAAAAATTCTCTCAGCCGAACGATTATAGAAATATGCGCGCAAGTAATGTAAATGCCAGTGGCAGCGGTAATGAGAACTATAACAAAAATCAGACTGAACTGCAGGGAAAGAATTTTGGTAGTAAAAGAACCCATGATGTTGATGCTGAGGCGAAAAATAGGCATCCGTACGATGTTTCTCACGACAGGCATAATCGGATGCAACAAAATGGTACTTCTAAGGTGTATTCCTCCAATACAACcgaacaaaattttaagaatcaatttagaTATCAACCAAATACTAATCCTGGGAACCGGATGTCTATGAATCCCAATATGCAAAGAAGCGAAAACTATTACAGCAATCAAAATACCAACACATCTGCGAATACGTGGGTATGGCGAGTAGGTGATAAGTGTATGGCCAAATATTGGGAAGATAACAGG tattacaATGCTGAAGTTACTGGTGTTTCCGAGAGAACTTGTGTAGTGCAATTTAAGGGATTCGAGAACTATGAGGAAGTGCTTCAGGCAGACTGCATACCAATAACAGATGAC TATCAGATTCAGGATCATGCTCCGGATATAAGACGGCAAGATCAGCGTACTAACAATCGACATCCTCGTTATGATCAGGGCCACAATCATATAAATG GTATGGAATTTCGACGAGGCGGAAGTGGTACTGCCGGTGGGAATAAGGGatacaataaaaaacgaaGTCAGCAGCGAAGTGCACAACCTATCTATCAACCACCGGCGCAAAGAGGACACAATTCTATGCCAATTAATAGTCAAAATACTCAAcataattcctttttttaa
- the Tdrd3 gene encoding tudor domain-containing protein 3 isoform X1: MENLEALGWYLSDHGYSAATDSGNIVDTQRIIKRLLDLDLREIGSGNGDIHQGNIVLQIQKIRNISTPKGNEESKAVPRMLKLSMTDGKNNFQALEVDHISALNLNTPPGTKILVKSGGLPTSHGIFLIIPSHIIHVLGGRVNNLVEKWELNKKLALHTRVRSAEEGGPPPWIPFGKKIIKVSEQDKNFKALVEKEKTGKENSEFETQRKDAIAEAAKQGCKKVFGGGNKQLLDHSVQKIVDRGFTVEQAEYALRVNRNNVDKALKSLQKTDYKHNAKESRESREPRGKRFDKKTEESKPSSGKISLFDFLEDKLPVQAESVETTISAQNNFAQYNESNQDRLESKGIDTQSGRGGRSQKGGRGSYQPPPRYSQMQEEHKNNKRTNNSNSTMYSQYNGASHAQQNKPPRFQRNQEFQHQYQHDGGREAQKFSQPNDYRNMRASNVNASGSGNENYNKNQTELQGKNFGSKRTHDVDAEAKNRHPYDVSHDRHNRMQQNGTSKVYSSNTTEQNFKNQFRYQPNTNPGNRMSMNPNMQRSENYYSNQNTNTSANTWVWRVGDKCMAKYWEDNRYYNAEVTGVSERTCVVQFKGFENYEEVLQADCIPITDDYQIQDHAPDIRRQDQRTNNRHPRYDQGHNHINAGMEFRRGGSGTAGGNKGYNKKRSQQRSAQPIYQPPAQRGHNSMPINSQNTQHNSFF; encoded by the exons ATGGAGAACTTGGAAGCGTTGGGATG gtACCTGTCCGATCATGGTTATAGTGCAGCGACTGATTCAGGAAACATAGTTGATACGCAAAGGATAATAAAACGATTGTTAGAT CTTGATTTAAGAGAAATTGGTAGTGGGAATGGCGATATCCATCAGGGAAATATCGTGttgcaaatacaaaaaatacgtaatatcTCTACACCTAAGGGAAATGAGGAATCAAAAGCAGTACCAcgaatgttaaaattatcaatgactgatggaaaaaataattttcaagctTTAGAAGTTGATCATATATCAGCTTTAAA CTTAAACACACCACCTGGTACAAAGATATTAGTAAAGTCAGGAGGTTTACCTACATCACATggaatctttttaataataccgTCACATATAATTCATGTGCTTGGAGGAAGAGTTAATAATCTAGTGGAAAAATGGGAATTAAATAag aaATTGGCTTTACACACCCGGGTAAGATCTGCTGAAGAAGGCGGACCACCACCATGGATTCCATTTGgcaaaaagattataaaagtTTCAGAGCaagataaaaactttaaagCTCTGgtagaaaaggaaaaaactGGCAAAGAGAATAGCGAATTTGAGACTCAACGTAAAGATGCAATAGCGGAAGCTGCCAAACAAGGctgtaaaaaagtatttggTGGCGGAAATAAGCAG cTATTAGATCATAGCGTTCAGAAAATTGTAGATCGAGGATTTACCGTAGAGCAAGCTGAGTATGCTTTGAGGGTCAATAGAAATAATGTGGATAAAGCTTTAAAAAGCTTGCAGAAAACTGACTATAAACATAA CGCTAAGGAATCTCGAGAATCGCGAGAGCCACGTGGCAAGCGATTCGACAAGAAGACCGAGGAGAGTAAACCTAGCAGTGGAAAAATATCCTTATTCGACTTTCTTGAAGATAAGCTGCCTGTGCAGGCTGAAAGTGTTGAAACAACCATTTcagcacaaaataattttgcgcaGTACAACGAAAGTAATCAAGATCGTCTTGAATCTAAGGGTATCGATACACAAAGTGGAAGAGGCGGACG AAGTCAAAAAGGAGGTCGCGGATCCTATCAACCTCCCCCCAGATACTCCCAGATGCAGGAGGAGcataaaaacaataaacgtACGAATAATAGCAATTCCACCATGTATTCGCAATACAACGGAGCTAGTCATGCACAGCAAAATAAGCCACCGAGATTCCAGCGCAATCAAGAGTTTCAGCATCAATATCAACACGATGGAGGTAGAGAAGCGCAAAAATTCTCTCAGCCGAACGATTATAGAAATATGCGCGCAAGTAATGTAAATGCCAGTGGCAGCGGTAATGAGAACTATAACAAAAATCAGACTGAACTGCAGGGAAAGAATTTTGGTAGTAAAAGAACCCATGATGTTGATGCTGAGGCGAAAAATAGGCATCCGTACGATGTTTCTCACGACAGGCATAATCGGATGCAACAAAATGGTACTTCTAAGGTGTATTCCTCCAATACAACcgaacaaaattttaagaatcaatttagaTATCAACCAAATACTAATCCTGGGAACCGGATGTCTATGAATCCCAATATGCAAAGAAGCGAAAACTATTACAGCAATCAAAATACCAACACATCTGCGAATACGTGGGTATGGCGAGTAGGTGATAAGTGTATGGCCAAATATTGGGAAGATAACAGG tattacaATGCTGAAGTTACTGGTGTTTCCGAGAGAACTTGTGTAGTGCAATTTAAGGGATTCGAGAACTATGAGGAAGTGCTTCAGGCAGACTGCATACCAATAACAGATGAC TATCAGATTCAGGATCATGCTCCGGATATAAGACGGCAAGATCAGCGTACTAACAATCGACATCCTCGTTATGATCAGGGCCACAATCATATAAATG CAGGTATGGAATTTCGACGAGGCGGAAGTGGTACTGCCGGTGGGAATAAGGGatacaataaaaaacgaaGTCAGCAGCGAAGTGCACAACCTATCTATCAACCACCGGCGCAAAGAGGACACAATTCTATGCCAATTAATAGTCAAAATACTCAAcataattcctttttttaa
- the LOC105669586 gene encoding CD151 antigen isoform X1 has product MEKGFTPGISINTGEMSEYEAEIEFCGQFMKYGLLLMNLIIFIGGAGITALAALALDDKIPAIGELVGNDLLTGAVYVLLVGGIVVAFIAFFGCIGASREVKCMILTYFIVMLLLFVTMIIGGVLGYVFREKLLNVDREMKSSIRLYDSRKSIRDAWDITQSTHHCCGVDSWRDWGKYGLNVPESCCREILPGQRFNCNSGSDTVNPSNAYVEGCINGTNYNLHVHSKFIGGASLGLGCMMFFAIIMSCVLFKTIQ; this is encoded by the exons ATGGAGAAAGGATTCACGCCTGGGATCAGC ATTAACACAGGCGAGATGTCAGAATACGAAGCGGAGATAGAGTTTTGCGGTCAATTCATGAAATATGGCTTATTGCTCATGAACTTGATTATCTTC ATTGGAGGGGCTGGCATAACGGCCTTAGCCGCATTGGCCCTAGATGACAAAATACCAGCGATAGGTGAACTCGTAGGGAACGATCTACTAACCGGTGCGGTTTACGTCTTGCTAGTTGGCGGGATCGTCGTGGCGTTTATAGCCTTCTTCGGATGTATCGGTGCATCGCGTGAAGTCAAGTGTATGATTCTGACA TACTTCATAGTCATGCTTCTGCTGTTCGTCACCATGATCATCGGCGGCGTTCTCGGATACGTTTTCCGCGAAAAGTTGCTGAACGTCGACAGAGAGATGAAGAGTTCGATCCGACTTTACGACAGTCGCAAGTCCATTCGGGACGCCTGGGACATCACGCAATCAACG CACCACTGTTGCGGCGTTGACAGCTGGAGGGATTGGGGAAAGTATGGTCTTAACGTGCCCGAGAGCTGTTGCCGAGAAATTCTACCTGGCCAg CGATTTAACTGCAACAGCGGCTCGGACACGGTGAATCCTTCGAACGCTTACGTGGAGGGTTGCATCAACGGAACTAATTACAACCTGCACGTGCACTCAAAGTTTATAGGCGGCGCTAGTCTTGGACTCGGATGCATGATG TTCTTTGCTATAATTATGTCTTGCGTGCTCTTCAAAACGATCCAATGA